Within the Thermosynechococcaceae cyanobacterium Okahandja genome, the region TTCTAAGGCCGCAAGGGCGGCCGCAGGTTGCCCCAGCAGCAGTAGGCAACTGGCTAGCTCAAGGTAAATATCTTGGTTGGGCAGCAGCCGCTCCAGTAACTCTTTGCCGCGACGAATTAAACTGGGTTGTAGCTCGTGGAACCCCCTGGCCACCAAGGCGTGTACCGCAAGGTAGGAGGCCACCGCCGAGGGTCGCCGTGCCTCCCGCTCAAATAGCTCCTGCTGTTCAGCCGCGGTGAGGTACGTCCGCAGTTGCAAAATAAATTTCAGAAAATCTTCTACCCCTAGCCCCGAGTGATCATCGTGGCGCCCCTCAATGCCGCCGCGATCGCTCAGCATTTCCCGCAGCAGCAGCACCCCCCGCTGCCGCCCCACACTGTCGGCCAAGGGCAGTGCCAACAGTTCCAGAATGCGGTAAGGGCGCAACCGATCCAGTTCACTTTGAAATTGCTGTTGCAACTCCGGGAACAGTGCCGATCGCTCAAGGATGCGCAGCCCAGAGTCTAGATGACCCGCCGCGGCTTGGTAGTGCTGTTGCTGCCACTGCTCCCGCCCTAACTCTAGGTAGGCCAAGGCCACCGTTAGGGTAATATCGGCTTCGGCGGCAGATCCGGTGTAGGGACGGCTCAAATCAAGGGCATCCCCCTTCAGAAAGGGCTGCCCCACCTTGACTACTTGGTGGTAGTCCCCCAGTTCATAAAGGAGCAGCAGCGCCCCCGACAACTGTTGATCGGTAATTTCAAGGTCGGGGATCGTGGGTTGCGGGTCAAGCTGGGCAATGAGGTCATCGGTATCTAGACTGCGACAGCGGCGATCGTAGTCATGGCGCTGATCCGGTTGCCGTAGGACTTGGTAGGCCTGCTCAATGAGTTCGCGGCGGGTGGCCACAGTGGCGGGTGAATGCTGGTGGCTGGGCAACTGCATCAGACGCTCTTGAAAAGCTTGGTCGATTTGCTCGGGTGTTGCTTGAATGGGCACACCCAACACTTGGTAGTAATCTAAAGGAATGCGCACCGGAAGCCAGTCCTCAAATAAATTCTGTACGACCAAACATGATTCACTGCTGACAGCCGCTTTGCTGCTCAAGTGCTGCAGAAAAGGGCAGAAAAGGGTAGAAGCGTTGCCAGTAAAAGAGGGAGCATCAAGCGTTCTAGAGTATCACAAATTTTCCCCGATGGCATAGGCCGGTTAGGGGGTCAGTGCCAAGAATTGAACATCGCCGCTACCACCCCTTGGGAACTCATGGTAGTATCGGGACACATTACCGTAACCCTGCCCCCTTGCAGCACGTTTAGGATAAACCGGTGTGACAGAACCAATATTTTGGTTGGCCGTGTCACTGGTCTTGGTGGCCGTCTGTTTAGCCGCTGTCTTAGCGGCAGCCATCCCCGCCTTTATGGAGTTGGCGCGGGCGGCTCGCAGTGCTGAAAAGCTCTTTGACACGCTGGGTCGTGAGCTACCGCCGACTCTTGAAGCCATTCGCCTGACGGGTCTTGAGATTAGCGATCTAACGGATGATATTAGCCAAGGGGTAGAAAGTGCCGGCAGTGTTGTCAAGCAGGTGGATCAAAGTATTGCGGCGGCTAAGCGCCAAGTACAGGAGGCTAAGGTGACCACCCGCAGTGTGTTTGCCGGAGTGAAGGCCGCATGGCAAACTTGGAATCGGCCCAGTCGTCGCCCGCCCCGCCTATCGGGCAGCAATTTGCCTCCTGTGGAGCCACCCTCCCTAGATCGTCAGGAGCGGCGGGAGCAGGTGCAAGATAGTTGAACCATGGCTTGCCGGAGGGTGCCGCGGGGATCGCTGCCCAGCTTGAGGGAATACTCGCTGCGCAATAAAATTTCTAGGCTCTTGGTGAGGGCGGCCAAGGGAATGGATTTAACCTCCTTTTGCAGGATATAGACCCGTTTGGGATTGCCAATCTCCGCAAGTTTGGCAATGGTTTGCACGTCCTGTTCGTGACTGAGCAGTTTAATCCACAACCACGTGCGAAACTGTTTGCTAAGGCTGGCAATGAGGCGCAGGGGTGGCTCGTTTTGTTGCAGTAAATCCTCTAATTGGCTGAGGGCGGTGCTTAGCTGGCCATGAAGCAGGGTGCTGGCCAAGGTGAGGGTATGTTGTTGGCTGGCATGGACAAGGGGGGCAATGTCCGTTGCCGTGAGGGGGCGATCGCCCCCAAAGAGGGAGAGCTTTTCGAGTTCGTTGTGCAGTTGGCGACTGTCGTTGCCCACGGCCTCTGCCAGCAGGTGCAGGGCATCCTCGCGTAGGTTGAGGTGGTACCGTTGAGCGGTGGTGCGAATATGCGCCTCAATCTCAGCGGTTTTCCAGGGGGCAATGGGGCTAAATTCTTGAAATGTGCCGTGCTGTTGCAGGAGTTTAACCACCTTAGCGCGACTGTCAGGCTTTTGGGGGCTAGTCAGCAGCAGGTGGCAGGTGGCGGGAATTTGGGGCAGGGTTAGTTCTAGGTCTGCCAATAGCTCGGCACTACAGCGTTGACCGAGGGTGGTGTTGACCAGCCACACGAGGCGATCGCCACCACCAAAGGGAGGGGTCATCACTTGAGCCAAGGCGGCTTGGACGTGGCTGGGGTCCTCGCCAGCAAATTTTTCAAAGTTAAAGCTTTCCCACAGGGGATCGAGAACCTGTTGGCGCAGGTTTTTGACGGCCTCCTCCAAGCGAAAGTGATCCTCGCCCCAGTAGAAGTAAACAGGCATAGTGCCGAAACGCAACCCATCGATTAGTATGAATTTATTGTGGCGGAGAAAAGGGGATGGGGCGATCGCGGCAATGGGCAGTACTGGGGCTAGGTTTGGCGATGGCTCCGGTTCTATGGCAGTCTGCTGCCTCCCAACAGCCCCCCTCCCAAGCCCTGACCATTCTGGCGGATGTGCAACAGGCGAATGCCATTACGGGGGTCGTTACGGCGCGCGGCAATGTGCAACTGCGTTATCCCGCCCGTCAGATTCAGGCCACGGCGGCACAGGCTCAGTACTTTAGCCGGGAAGGCCGCATTGTCCTCACCGGTAATGTATATGTTCTGCAGGAGGGGAACAGTCTGCGGGCAGACTCCATCACCTATCTTATTGAGGAAGCTAAATTTGTAGCCTTACCTGCCCCAAGTCGCCAAGTTGAATCTATCCTAATGATCCCCGATGACCCTAACCAACAAATTCCTGAATCTGTGCAGCCCTAGGGGGGGCTTTACGCTACCGACCACCCTGCGCCTAGAGGGGGTATGCAAGCGCTACGGTACCCGCTGGGTCGTGGATCATGTGAGTTTATCGGTGGCGCGGGGGGAAGTGGTTGGCTTACTTGGCCCCAACGGTGCGGGTAAAACCACGACCTTTTATATGGCCACGGGAATCGAGCGCCCCGATCAAGGGCGCGTGTGGCTCGACGATGATGATATTACCCATACCCCGCTCCATCAGCGGGCGCGGCGCGGCATTGGCTACCTGCCCCAAGAACCCAGTATTTTCCGGCAGTTAACGGTGGCTGAAAATATCCTGCTTGTCCTTGAGCAAACGGGTGTACCGCGGCGGCAGTGGCGCGATCGCCTCGATGAACTGCTGACGGAATTTCATCTGACCCACATTGCCAATACCTTGGGTCGCCGCGTCTCTGGGGGGGAGCGCCGCCGCACCGAGTTGGCTCGCGCGTTGGCAGCGGGTAGATATGGCCCAAGTTTTTTGCTGTTGGATGAACCCTTTGCCGGGGTCGATCCGATTGCCGTGAATGATTTGCAAACCATGATTGCCCGCCTGCGCGATCGCCAGATGGGCATCCTCATTACCGATCACAACGTTCGCGAAACCCTTGAGATTATCGACCGCGCCTACATTTTGCGCGAAGGGCAACTGCTGGCCGCAGGCAATAGCTGGGAACTGGCTCAGAACCCGAAAGTGCGCCAGTACTATCTAGGGGAAGACTTCCGTTTCTAAGATGCTGACGGTATTCCGCTGGTGGCGATCGCTCTCCCTCTCGAAACTGGATCGCTATATCCTCTCGCTGCTGTTGCCCGGCTTCGGCTTTGGGGTTGCCATTTTTACGACCCTTGCCTTGGCGGTGGGCAGCATCTTTGATCTGGTGCGGCAAATTGCCGATGCCCAGTTACCCTTGAGTATTTTGCTGCAACTCATCTGGTACGAGTTGCCCACCGTATTGGTTCTGGTGTTGCCCATGGCCGTCCTGCTGGCGGTGGTGGGCGCGATGAGCCGCCTCTCGGAAGAGGGGGAGTGGATTGCCCTGCGCAGTGTGGGGGTATGCCTACCGCGGCTGCTCGTGCCGGTGTTAGGGTTTGCCCTTCTGGTGAGTAGTGCCACCCTTGTGCTCAACGAAACATGGGTACCCATTGCCAAGTTTCAGTCGGAACAACTCCTGCAGCAACTGTTGCAGCAGGAGCGCACCCTTGGAACTGGTACCGATATTTTTTATCCCGAGTACGATCGCGACCAGCGGGTGCGACGGCTTTACTACGGCCATCGCTTTGATGGCAATCGCATTCAGGGCTTAACCATTCTTGACTTTTCGCAGCCACAGTTAACCCAAGTCATCAGTGCAGAGTCCGCGGAGTGGAACGTGCGTGAAAGTACGTGGCGGCTCTCCCATGGGGTGGCATATCTGATTAGCCGCCGTGGCGTTAGTCGCGATCTGTTGCAGTTTGAGGAGCAGGAAATCCGCCTACCGCGACCCGCCCAGTCGCAGCAACTGCGTCCCACCGAAGTCAGTGAACTCTCGATTATTCAAACTCGCCGCGCCCTGCGCCGTCTTGACCCCAGTAAGGATGCGGAGTTGGTGCGCGCCCTTGAGGTCCACCTTGCCCAATCCTACGCCCAGCCCTTTTTAGCGGTTGTTTTTGCCCTTTTAGGGGTGGGCTTTGGCCTTAGCCCTTCCCAACGGCGGGGACGACAGGGCTTTGGCATTAGTGTTGCCGTTGTTTTTAGTCAGTACGTCTTGGCCTTTTTTCTAGGGGCGTTGGGGGCGATCGGTACGCTTCCGCCCCTTGTGGCGGCTTGGCTGCCCCACGCCATTGGCGGCGGTGTGGCCGTTGGCTTAATGTGGCGGGTGAATCGTAGCTAGGGGCTATCGGGTTATGATGAGAACAGTGCTAATTGTTCATCCATGCCCCAAACGTTTGATCTTCACGTTGTTGAGACGCGACCCTTGTTGACCCCCGCTACGCTGCTGGCGGAACTGCCACTCTACGACCACCAAGCCACCCTTGTGGCCACCACTCGCGATCGCATTCGCGACATCCTTAAGGGGCGCGATCGCCGCCTACTGGTGATTGTGGGTCCCTGCTCTATCCACGATGTCAATGCGGCTCTTGAATACGGTGAAAAACTGACGGCGGTGCGCGATCGCCTCAGCGACAGCCTTGAAATTATCATGCGGGTCTATTTTGAAAAACCCCGCACCTCCGTGGGTTGGAAAGGCCTCATTAACGACCCCCACCTCGACGGTAGCTACGACATCAATACCGGCTTGCGCTTAGCGCGGCAGCTTCTCCTTACCCTTGCCAGTATGGGCATGCCCGCCGCCACCGAACTCCTTGACCCGATTATTCCCCAGTACATTGCCGATGTGGTGAGTTGGACCGCCATCGGTGCCCGCACCACCGAAAGCCAAACCCACCGTCAAATGGCCTCTGGCCTCTCGATGCCCGTCGGGTTCAAAAACGGCACGGACGGTCACCTCGACTCCGCCATCAATGCCATGATTGCCGCCCAACAGGCGCACCATTTCCTCGGCATTAACGCCGATGGGCTAGCCAGTATTGTGGCCACCACGGGCAACCCCGATACCCACCTCGTGCTGCGGGGGGGCAAAGATGGTCCCAATTATTCTGCGGCCCACATTGAAATGGCCGCGGCACTCCTTGAGCGGAAGGGGCTGAGTCCCCGTCTGATGGTGGATTGCAGCCATGCCAACGCTGCCAAAGATGCCCAACGGCAGGTGCTGGTCTGCGACAACATTGCCCAGCAGGTGCAGCAAAACTCCCGCTATCTGGCGGGCGTGATGATTGAAAGCCACCTCAAGGCCGGCAACCAACCCATTCCTGCGGATTTATCCCAGTTAGTCTATGGTCAGAGTATTACCGACCCCTGTGTGGATTTTGCCACAACGGTTGCCATGCTCGAGCAGTTGGCAACAGCAGTGGGAACCCAACTGGCGGTAGCGCGCTAACACGGCGGTTGCTCACCCCAACATCCCCTCACCAAGAACGCAGTTGGAGGAGACTTGATGACCCCATGGCAAACACTGCGCCGTAATCCCTTGGTGATGTTTGGCTTAGGGGTTTTAGTCACCTTGTACCTGCTGGCGATCGCGGCGGATATTGTGGCACCCTACAATCCCTATGGGTTCCAAGTGGACGGGGCGCTGCTGCCGCCAACCCGAGTTTACTGGCGATCGCCCAGCGGCGAATGGCCTGGCCCCCACGTCTATCCCACCCGTTTGGGACCTGTAAATTTGGAGACGGGTGAGCGTCCCCTGATTGTGGACTGGCAGCACCCCTCACCCATTCGGCTCTGGGTCAAGGGCAGCCCCTACCGCTTTTTGGAACTGACGCTGCCCCTGCCCACCCGCTGGAGCCTGAGGAATCCGGCCATTCAACCGCGCACCATTTTCCCCGGGTTTGCGGGCGATCGCCACTTGTTTGGCACCGTTGGCCCCGGGTACTGGAATCTTCTGGGAACTGACGATCAAGGTCGAGATCAATTTAGTCGCCTGCTCTTTGGCGCCCGGATTAGCCTCAGCATTGGTCTGGTGGGGGTTGCGATCGCTTTCCCGATTGGCATCTTCGTTGGTGCAGTGGCCGGTTACTTTGGGGGCTGGCTCGATGTCCTGCTCATGCGGGGGGTGGAAGTGCTGATGACGCTGCCCACCATCTATCTCCTTGTGGCCTTGGCCGCCGTCCTTCCCCCCGGTCTTAGCAGTGGCGAACGCTTTCTCCTCATTACCATCATCACCTCCTTTGTCAGTTGGGCGGGCCTAGCACGGGTGATTCGTGGCCAAGTGTTGAGTCTAAAGGAAACCGCCTTTGTCCAGGCTGCCCACGTCATGGGGGGGCGATCGCTGTTCATTATTGTGCGCCACATCATCCCCCAAACCGCCACCTACGTGATTATTGCCGCCACCTTGTCCATTCCCAGCTTTATTGTGGCCGAATCCGTCCTCAGCCTCATTGGCTTAGGCATTCAGCAGCCGGATGCCTCTTGGGGCAATATGCTCTCCCTCGCCACCAATGCCTCCATTCTCATCCTGCAACCTTGGCTCGTGTGGTCACCCGCCAGCCTGATTATCCTTAGCGTACTCTGCTTTAACCTCGTTGGTGATGGCCTGCGCGATGCCCTAGACCCGCGACGTTCCCAACTCTAGAACCTATACAACAGTATCGGATTGTGTATTTTCCTCTATATTCCGACCGACAAAGGAGAGTTTGTGGCAAGATAGACTCGTAGCTAGTGATACATTCAGTTAACCTAGGAGCCACAACCTATGAGCCTAAAACTTGGGGATGTCGTACCCAACTTTACCCAAGCCTCCTCGATGGGAGAAATTAACTTTTACGAATGGGCGGGAGATAGCTGGGTTGTTTTATTCTCGCACCCGGCAGACTACACCCCTGTCTGCACCACTGAACTGGGGGAAGTGGCCCGGTTGCGCTCGGAGTTTGACAAACGCAACGTCAAAACCCTTGCCCTCAGCGTTGATAGCGTTGAATCCCACCTAGGCTGGATCAAGGATATTGAAGAGGTCAATAACGTTAAGGTCGATTACCCCATCTTGGCAGACGAAGACAAAAAAGTCTCCGATCTGTACGACATGATCCACCCCAACTCCCTCAATAACCTGACGGTGCGCACGGTGTTTATCATTGACCCCCAGAAAAAACTGCGCCTCACCCTCACCTATCCGGCCAGTACCGGTCGTAATTTTGCCGAAATCCTGCGGGTCATTGACTCGTTGCAACTCACCGATAACTACAGTGTGGCCACCCCCGTCAACTGGCAAGAGGGTCAAGATTGTGTGATTGTGCCCTCGATTAAGGATGAGGAAGCCAAGGAAAAATTCCCCAAAGGGTTCAATGCCGTCAAGCCCTATTTGCGGCTCACACCACAGCCGAATAAATAGGTTCTGCGAACCCTCAAACCGTCTAGCCATCACATTCGTATCCAGGCACCTCATCAATGTGGGAGTGCCTTTTTTTCTATTCATTCATATTTTTATAGGTGGCTACCGCCGATGGTGAAATCTGATTCAGATAGCGGAAAATCCAATACTTAAAGACCGTGTCCAGCATCACCGGAAAGGTAGCAATAAACATATTGATAAAATCTTCATTACGGGGGAAGCCAAAATGTTCAAGGGTGTTATTGACAATCACTTCCCAGCCATGGGGCGAGTGGAACCCGACAAAAACATCCGTAAACAGAATAATCACAAACGCCTTGGCGCTATCACTGAGACCATAGACCACTTCATCTAAAAAGGCCTTGACAATGGCCATTTGCCGCTGGCCGGTAAAGACGAGGGTAAGGAACACAGCAAACCCCAACGCATCCGACAAAATATTTTTCAGCGGCTCAATCAGTTCCTTTTGGTACTCTGTAGAAAGTTCAATGGCTTTTGCGCGAATTTGTGCTTGAATTTCTGCTGCTGAGATGGGCACATTACTCACAAGGCTTTCAAAGCGAATTCGATTTTCAAACCGTGCTAGCTCATCGAGAATATTGTCCTCAAGTTGGGAGTTAATAATCCGCTCAATTTGACCCACCGCTTTGAAGTGGTTCACCAGCGGGCTGACAATCAGAGCCTTAGAAATTTGCTGGGTGAGCAACGGCAAAATAACCAGGAGTAAGAGAAAGCGAATGGCTAGGCGGGTGCGCAATTTGGAGGTGCGAAAATCCCGCACAACTTCGGCTTCTGTGGTCTCATCGGAGTTGAGTTCACGGCGAAAGCGATCCGCGGTGCGCAAAATTGAGCGGGGAATAAAACTACTGCTGTCGAGCTTAGAGTCGTCGGTTAAATCGTCATTGATGTATTCCGACAGGTAGAGGGAATTGTCTTCCACCTGATCTAGGGCGGCGGCCCGTTGGCGCTGCTCCGGATTTTGGTGGCTCAGTCCGGGTCGGGCAAGGGCGTTTAACTCTTTCTCCCGCTGTCGCCGATAGCGATTGAGGGTGGCATCAATCAGCCGTAGTTTTTCATAGACCGTGGGTTCTGAGCTAGCGTCGCTGGCCGTGGCGGTCACGGTGTAGGTATCGACAGTTCCATTGAGGTCTTCAGAGGGTATAGGACGGCGGGAAGAGCGGGGGGCAAGGGGTAAAAACTGACGGCTGGCGCGGAATTCAGTCATCCGCATCCGAATGGTTTTTAGAAGCTGCTTTAGCTCTGTTTCAAAGTAGCTGGACACTTCGCCAAGGGGGAGGTTAAGGGGACTGATGGGCTGCCCCTCGAAGTGCTCGACCTCAATTTCACGAATTTTCAGCGCAGCATTGTAGGCTTCTTGCAGTGCTCGTTCTGGGGTTGTAAGGTACCAGCGCTCCGCACGCTTGATCCATTCTCCGAGGCGGGCAAGGGGGTTACTTGACATTGTTTATCTTGGCCGGTTGCCAGCACACCATGTAGTAGGATCGTACCAAATTGATTTTGGTAAGCATTGGTTGCGTGTTGCACTGGATCAGTGGCGGTAGCCGGAGTGGTAAAACTCACACCCTTGTTGACTATTTTGCCAAATGGGTGCAGGCACAACAGATTCCAGAGCAGCCTAAATTACCAGAGTACCTTTCCTGTGAGCGATCGCTCCTGCTGCTCAGCGACACGGGCGAAGGCCGAGAACACCTGAACACCCAAATTGAGAACACCCTCGGTGCCGGGTACTCTCCTTATATCACGACACCGCTGGGCTTTATGCAGGATGAGGTGACGCTGTTTTGGCCGCTGCTGGTGCAGCACAGAGCCGTCGCCGCCCGTTCTCCCCTGCGGTTAGCAACGGAAGTGGAACTGGAGTGGGCAAAGGAAGTGTGGCGCTCAGAGCTAGAGAAAAACACCTTTGCCGCCCTCAGCGAGAATCGCGATCGCGCCGTGCGCCATTTGCTGGATATGTTTCAGCTTGCGGCTTTTGCCGGAATTCCCCTTGAGGATATTCCCACTCTCATACAGGAGCATGACGTGCCAGTGCCGCCCGCCACCCAAACCGCCATGCTAACGGCGCTGCGCCAGTGGCGTGATTGGTGTACCCGCCATAGCCTGCTCACCTACGGCATCATTACCGACCTGTTTGGACGAGTGCTGCTGCCCGCTGCGGACTATCAATGGTCACTGCGGCAGCGCTTTCGCGGTATTTTGGCCGATAATGTCCACAACTATCCGGCGCTGTTTGCGGATCTTTTTGGCCAGCTTGCTCAACCATTACCCCCAGACCCGGCAATCCCCCCAGAGGTACCTTCCCAGCCCCTAACAATCGTTCTCACGCATCAACCGACTGGCGTTGTACGACTGGGCCTTGGCGCTGATCCCGATGCCTTTTTAGCCCTGAAAGCCATGGCAACTGTGCAGGATCTCCCTCCTCTGCCCCGCACCATTCTTGGAGCCGGTGATCCCAGCCTCCTTGTTGCCGAGCTGCTGACCCTGCCGCAGCCACAGGTGCCAGCCACCATTATGGCCTTGCAAACCACCTCCCGGATGCAGTTACTGAACCAGATTTGTCGCACCGTGACCAAAGCGGTAAAAGAACATCAAATTCCCGCCAAAGAAATTGCCATCCTTGGTCCCGGGATCGATAGCATTGCCCGCTACGTCCTCACCCATGAGCTAGAGCAGCAAGGCATTCCGGTGGTGGTTCTTAATGAGCAGCGCCCCCTCATTCAATCGCCCTACGTGCGCGCCCTCTTGACGCTGTTACTTTTGGTGTATCCGGGGATCAGTCTAGACTGCGAGGCCGGAGCCGTGGCCGAACTTTTAGAGGTTTTCCACGCCCAACACGCCGACATTGATGCGGTGCGATCGGGGCTATTGGCGGCCCATTGTTTTCAGCCCCAGCAGCCCAAGCCCCAACTTTTGCCCGCGCAGCACTATAGCCGCTGGGATCGCTTGGGGTATCGCGCCACCACGGCCTATGAAGCCTTTCGGTCATGGCTTGCGACCCTCTCGCCAACCCAACCCCCTGCGGTTGTGCTGGACGCGGCCATTCAACGCTACCTCTGGCCGCAGAACCTATCCGCCACTGAACTCACATCGTTGCGATCGCTCCTAGAGAGTGTCATGGACTATTGGCACCTCTGTGACCATCTAGCCGCGGATGTCCCCACCCCAATGGCGGAGCGCCTCGGCCAATGGATGCGCCTGTTGCGACGCGGCACCGTCACCGCCAACCCACCGCCCCTTGATCCGGCACCGACGGGGGTTCTATTGGCAACAACGTTTCAGTACCGCAGTGCCCAGTGTTTTCATCGCTGGCATTTTTGGCTGGATGCCAGTAGCCCCCGCTGGCAGGATGGTGGCCTACAAACCCTCTGGCAAGCCCCCATGTTCCTGCGTCAAGGCGCTGCTAGTCCCAGTGCGCGGGTGTGGCAGTCCGAGTCAGAGCGGTTGCAGCAGTTGCTGGTAGATTTGTGTGCTCGCGTTGGCGATCGCCTTTACCTATGCCATAGCGATCTTGCCGCTAACGGGAAGGAACAGGATGGCCCCCTGCTGGGGTTAGTGGATTTGGCGGCAGGTTCCATCGATGGCACTATAGATACATAGAGCTAACGCCTGAGGCAGCAGGCCGTAAACCCTCTGGCAGACTATCGTTGCTGGGTGCGCTTGCTGGCAAAGAATGCGCACTACTACACCACTGAGTCAACCAGCGAGGGAGACCACCCGTTGTCACCACAATTTGCACTCACGACCCCCCTATACTACGTCAATGCCCTACCCCACATCGGCAGTGCCTATACCACCATTGCCGCCGATGTTGTTGCCCGCTTTTACCGCCTGCAAGGGTACCGGGTACGCTTCATTACTGGCACCGACGAACACGGCCAAAAAATTGAACGCACGGCTCAGCAGCGGGGTCTAACGCCCCAAGCCCACTGCGATGAAATTGCCGCCGGCTTTGAGGCCCTGTGGCAGCAACTTGGCATCACCTACGACCGCTTTAGCCGCACCACCAGCCCACGGCATCATGCCATTGTGCAGGAGTTTTTTCAGCGGGTATGGGACAACGGCGATATTTACCTTGGGCAACAACAGGGTTGGTACTGCGTCGAGTGCGAAGAATTCAAAGAAGAGCGAGAGCTGCTAGCAGGACACCGCTGCCCGATCCACGTCAACCGTGAAGTGGAGTGGCGGGATGAACGGAATTACTTCTTTCGCCTTTCCAAGTACCAAGAGGCGCTGCTAGCCCACTACGATCGCCATCCCGAGTTTGTGCAGCCCCGCAGCCGCCGCAACGAAGTCCTGAGTTTTATTGAGCAGGGATTGCAGGATTTTTCCATTTCGCGGGTCAACCTAGAGTGGGGGTTTCCCGTGCCCACGGATCCTAAGCAGACCCTTTACGTGTGGTTTGATGCCCTGCTCGGCTACGTCACCGCTCTGCTGGAGCCGGAGGACGAACCCACCCTTGCCAATGCCCTCAACACCTGGTGGCCGATTAACCTGCACATTATTGGTAAGGATATTCTGCGCTTCCATGCCATTTCTTGGCCGGCCATGCTGATGTCGGCGGGCTTGCCCCTCCCAGAGCAAATTTTTGTACACGGCTTCCTGACCAAAGACGGCCAAAAAATGGGTAAAAGCCTAGGCAACACCCTCGATCCAGTGGCCTTGGTAGCACACTACAGCGCGGATGCCGTCCGTTATTACTTTATGAAGGAAGTGGAGTTTGGTCGCGATGGTGATTTTAACGAAACTCGCTTTATCAATATCCTCAATGCCGACTTGGCCAACGATCTGGGCAACCTCCTGAACCGCACACTGAAAATGGCTTGGAAGTACAGCGCTGGCCAGGTTCCCGCCCTGAGGGTTGCCGCCATTCCCCCGGAGCACCCGCTGCGGCACTTGGCAGAACAATTGTGCCAAACCTATGGCAACAGCTATCGGCAACTGGCATTCCATGAGGTCTGCCAATTAGCCCTTGGCTTAGCTCGGGCAGGTAATAAGTTCCTTGACGAAGAAGCGCCTTGGAAACG harbors:
- the pxcA gene encoding proton extrusion protein PcxA, which gives rise to MSSNPLARLGEWIKRAERWYLTTPERALQEAYNAALKIREIEVEHFEGQPISPLNLPLGEVSSYFETELKQLLKTIRMRMTEFRASRQFLPLAPRSSRRPIPSEDLNGTVDTYTVTATASDASSEPTVYEKLRLIDATLNRYRRQREKELNALARPGLSHQNPEQRQRAAALDQVEDNSLYLSEYINDDLTDDSKLDSSSFIPRSILRTADRFRRELNSDETTEAEVVRDFRTSKLRTRLAIRFLLLLVILPLLTQQISKALIVSPLVNHFKAVGQIERIINSQLEDNILDELARFENRIRFESLVSNVPISAAEIQAQIRAKAIELSTEYQKELIEPLKNILSDALGFAVFLTLVFTGQRQMAIVKAFLDEVVYGLSDSAKAFVIILFTDVFVGFHSPHGWEVIVNNTLEHFGFPRNEDFINMFIATFPVMLDTVFKYWIFRYLNQISPSAVATYKNMNE
- the holA gene encoding DNA polymerase III subunit delta: MPVYFYWGEDHFRLEEAVKNLRQQVLDPLWESFNFEKFAGEDPSHVQAALAQVMTPPFGGGDRLVWLVNTTLGQRCSAELLADLELTLPQIPATCHLLLTSPQKPDSRAKVVKLLQQHGTFQEFSPIAPWKTAEIEAHIRTTAQRYHLNLREDALHLLAEAVGNDSRQLHNELEKLSLFGGDRPLTATDIAPLVHASQQHTLTLASTLLHGQLSTALSQLEDLLQQNEPPLRLIASLSKQFRTWLWIKLLSHEQDVQTIAKLAEIGNPKRVYILQKEVKSIPLAALTKSLEILLRSEYSLKLGSDPRGTLRQAMVQLSCTCSRRS
- a CDS encoding LptF/LptG family permease; the encoded protein is MLTVFRWWRSLSLSKLDRYILSLLLPGFGFGVAIFTTLALAVGSIFDLVRQIADAQLPLSILLQLIWYELPTVLVLVLPMAVLLAVVGAMSRLSEEGEWIALRSVGVCLPRLLVPVLGFALLVSSATLVLNETWVPIAKFQSEQLLQQLLQQERTLGTGTDIFYPEYDRDQRVRRLYYGHRFDGNRIQGLTILDFSQPQLTQVISAESAEWNVRESTWRLSHGVAYLISRRGVSRDLLQFEEQEIRLPRPAQSQQLRPTEVSELSIIQTRRALRRLDPSKDAELVRALEVHLAQSYAQPFLAVVFALLGVGFGLSPSQRRGRQGFGISVAVVFSQYVLAFFLGALGAIGTLPPLVAAWLPHAIGGGVAVGLMWRVNRS
- a CDS encoding peroxiredoxin; translated protein: MSLKLGDVVPNFTQASSMGEINFYEWAGDSWVVLFSHPADYTPVCTTELGEVARLRSEFDKRNVKTLALSVDSVESHLGWIKDIEEVNNVKVDYPILADEDKKVSDLYDMIHPNSLNNLTVRTVFIIDPQKKLRLTLTYPASTGRNFAEILRVIDSLQLTDNYSVATPVNWQEGQDCVIVPSIKDEEAKEKFPKGFNAVKPYLRLTPQPNK
- a CDS encoding ABC transporter permease, whose protein sequence is MTPWQTLRRNPLVMFGLGVLVTLYLLAIAADIVAPYNPYGFQVDGALLPPTRVYWRSPSGEWPGPHVYPTRLGPVNLETGERPLIVDWQHPSPIRLWVKGSPYRFLELTLPLPTRWSLRNPAIQPRTIFPGFAGDRHLFGTVGPGYWNLLGTDDQGRDQFSRLLFGARISLSIGLVGVAIAFPIGIFVGAVAGYFGGWLDVLLMRGVEVLMTLPTIYLLVALAAVLPPGLSSGERFLLITIITSFVSWAGLARVIRGQVLSLKETAFVQAAHVMGGRSLFIIVRHIIPQTATYVIIAATLSIPSFIVAESVLSLIGLGIQQPDASWGNMLSLATNASILILQPWLVWSPASLIILSVLCFNLVGDGLRDALDPRRSQL
- the lptB gene encoding LPS export ABC transporter ATP-binding protein, producing MTLTNKFLNLCSPRGGFTLPTTLRLEGVCKRYGTRWVVDHVSLSVARGEVVGLLGPNGAGKTTTFYMATGIERPDQGRVWLDDDDITHTPLHQRARRGIGYLPQEPSIFRQLTVAENILLVLEQTGVPRRQWRDRLDELLTEFHLTHIANTLGRRVSGGERRRTELARALAAGRYGPSFLLLDEPFAGVDPIAVNDLQTMIARLRDRQMGILITDHNVRETLEIIDRAYILREGQLLAAGNSWELAQNPKVRQYYLGEDFRF
- a CDS encoding 3-deoxy-7-phosphoheptulonate synthase, producing MPQTFDLHVVETRPLLTPATLLAELPLYDHQATLVATTRDRIRDILKGRDRRLLVIVGPCSIHDVNAALEYGEKLTAVRDRLSDSLEIIMRVYFEKPRTSVGWKGLINDPHLDGSYDINTGLRLARQLLLTLASMGMPAATELLDPIIPQYIADVVSWTAIGARTTESQTHRQMASGLSMPVGFKNGTDGHLDSAINAMIAAQQAHHFLGINADGLASIVATTGNPDTHLVLRGGKDGPNYSAAHIEMAAALLERKGLSPRLMVDCSHANAAKDAQRQVLVCDNIAQQVQQNSRYLAGVMIESHLKAGNQPIPADLSQLVYGQSITDPCVDFATTVAMLEQLATAVGTQLAVAR